From Tripterygium wilfordii isolate XIE 37 chromosome 13, ASM1340144v1, whole genome shotgun sequence, the proteins below share one genomic window:
- the LOC120013328 gene encoding uncharacterized protein LOC120013328 codes for MVVIMMQPEQTTSALASLPNPPPSSTTTTPSLRSPTPTQSQFPSPLSLAPLSAHRLADHAIGPVPPIAAEPELTMACPLARVRLSDIIPHDGAPGGAYVKAVEALSVSLMRHNAAVIEMGTEDAALMRCTLEAARLYFRTRAQGFGKGSRGVYMYRAGRSLEDWDSSPPCMAESFRYMGKAARVALCAMARHLRLRSDVFNHMLDDTPLPANEVSSSVLVAAFSVMSLQSGKGAIGGGKVLVNDEVEKGLLTLIASDSPGLQVCDPNGRWYLADSGSVPGDLLLITGKALSHATAGLRPAASYRAAPDCSSGTNSCGRMSLAFRLMPQGNAILDCSPIAAAGHIIPQSYVPITVNQFMDGLSAEEDITFNQCDNACVSRDSLNKEPSLRSVLSDPLSGTFLEDATVVSCGHSFGGLMLRRVIVTSRCTLCSAEIQTGSLIPNLALRAAAAAVKQEDDRRLFHNATLRKRRKEMGEQTDSIRRPNRENGDLAPDDGLHRGVQYPFSVNEKVLIKGNRRTPEKFVGKEAIITSQCLNGWYLLKVVGGGENVRLQYRSLSKILNSEMAEQRCSIQSHQNSGL; via the exons ATGGTGGTGATCATGATGCAACCGGAGCAGACCACTTCTGCACTGGCCTCACTCCCGAACCCTCCCccttcctccaccaccaccactcccTCTCTTAGATCCCCTACTCCCACCCAATCTCAGTTCCCGTCCCCTCTATCCCTTGCCCCATTATCCGCTCACCGTCTGGCTGACCATGCAATTGGGCCTGTGCCACCGATCGCGGCCGAGCCAGAGCTGACGATGGCCTGCCCGCTGGCTAGGGTGCGCTTATCTGATATAATTCCTCATGATGGGGCGCCTGGCGGGGCCTATGTGAAGGCGGTGGAAGCTCTTTCAGTATCACTGATGAGGCACAATGCGGCGGTGATCGAGATGGGAACTGAGGACGCTGCGCTGATGAGGTGCACTCTCGAGGCTGCTCGGCTGTATTTCAGGACTAGAGCTCAGGGATTTGGAAAGGGAAGTCGCGGGGTTTACATGTATCGGGCAGGAAG GTCTTTGGAAGATTGGGACTCATCTCCCCCATGCATGGCTGAAAGTTTTAGGTACATGGGTAAGGCAGCTAGGGTTGCTCTGTGTGCAATGGCTAGGCATCTTCGTCTACGGAGCGA TGTTTTTAACCATATGCTTGATGACACACCATTGCCTGCTAATGAGGTTTCCTCGTCAGTACTTGTTGCGGCCTTCTCTGTTATGTCATTGCAAAGTGGAAAAGGGGCCATTGGGGGAGGGAAAGTATTGGTTAATGATGAAGTCGAAAAGGGATTGTTGACATTGATAGCTTCAGATAGTCCTGGTCTGCAG GTTTGTGACCCCAATGGTCGCTGGTACCTAGCAGATAGTGGGTCTGTACCAGGAGATCTTTTACTGATTACAGGCAAGGCACTTAGCCATGCTACTGCTGGCCTTCGTCCTGCTGCTTCATATAGAGCTGCTCCCGATTGTTCTTCAGGCACCAACAGCTGTGGGAG GATGTCTCTGGCATTCAGGCTTATGCCACAGGGCAATGCTATCTTAGATTGTTCCCCAATTGCTGCAGCCGGTCATATCATTCCTCAGAGCTATGTACCCATAACTGTTAACCAGTTTATGGATGGCCTTTCTGCTGAGGAAGATATAACCTTCAATCAATGTGATAATGCCTGT GTCTCGAGAGACAGTTTGAATAAAGAACCTTCATTAAGAAGTGTTCTCTCAGATCCCTTATC AGGTACATTCCTTGAAGATGCAACGGTCGTTTCATGTGGACATTCATTTGGTGGTCTCATGCTAAGAAGAGTCATCGTAACG TCCAGGTGTACCCTCTGCAGTGCAGAAATTCAGACCGGGTCATTAATCCCTAATCTTG CTCTTAGAGCAGCAGCTGCAGCTGTAAAGCAGGAAGATGATCGAAGACTATTCCACAATGCGACTCTTCGTAAGCGTCGCAAAGAAATGGGTGAACAAACAGATTCGATTAGAAGACCAAACAGG GAAAATGGGGATCTTGCTCCTGATGATGGGTTGCATAGAGGGGTGCAGTATCCTTTTTCTGTAAACGAGAAGGTGTTAATAAAG GGAAATAGGAGGACGCCAGAAAAATTTGTTGGTAAGGAAGCAATCATCACATCCCAATGCCTCAATGGCTG GTATTTACTTAAGGTTGTGGGCGGTGGTGAGAACGTTCGCCTGCAATATCGTTCCCTTAGCAAGATATTGAACTCTGAGATGGCTGAACAAAGATGTTCCATACAATCACATCAGAATAGCGGCTTATAA
- the LOC120012528 gene encoding UPF0496 protein 4-like — MVYPGYTITFPVKDDKTNDKSFLNPLTNLLRRLNTLDPPSVSLSWLSKAVDFLSFVHSEAKTLVTRIEVSSFDLSLALYLDDSTKVLDLCNFISSEIERLRHRRLSVDFAIHLLTTSDCGCNPETLHRTRASLSSLVNGVGSPEVNKRGFGIGSDDIKDLVKDLALRLESAPREKISSKRRLVHRTIYAVGLVTVFVAGVVVAAIHRSTELLSVRVPSEFSWAEAVNGLESAISTELTRRFGDKGERKAHFSEVYDV; from the exons ATGGTGTACCCGGGATACACGATAACATTCCccgtcaaagatgacaaaactaACGACAAG TCATTTCTCAATCCTTTGACGAATCTTCTCCGTCGCCTCAATACTCTCGATCCGCCGTCTGTCAGCTTGTCTTGGCTCTCCAAAGCCGTTGATTTCCTCTCCTTTGTACATTCGGAAGCGAAAACGCTTGTGACACGCATTGAAGTCTCTTCTTTTGATTTGTCGTTGGCTCTCTATCTAGACGATTCTACCAAGGTTTTGGATCTCTGTAATTTTATTTCGTCTGAGATCGAACGATTACGCCACCGTCGTCTTTCCGTCGACTTTGCAATTCATCTGTTGACCACGTCTGATTGCGGCTGTAATCCGGAGACGCTGCATCGGACCAGGGCCTCGCTTTCTAGTTTAGTGAATGGTGTTGGTTCTCCGGAGGTTAACAAGCGTGGATTTGGGATCGGGAGCGACGACATCAAGGATTTGGTGAAGGACTTGGCTCTGCGGCTTGAGAGTGCGCCACGTGAAAAGATATCGAGCAAACGTAGGCTTGTCCATCGCACTATCTACGCAGTCGGATTGGTTACGGTGTTTGTTGCCGGAGTTGTCGTAGCCGCGATCCACAGATCAACTGAACTTCTCTCCGTACGCGTTCCGTCCGAATTTAGTTGGGCTGAAGCAGTCAACGGTCTCGAGTCAGCGATTTCCACCGAGTTGACCCGGAGGTTCGGTGATAAGGGAGAAAGGAAAGCGCATTTTAGCGAGGTTTATGACGTGTAG